A section of the Bacillus pumilus genome encodes:
- a CDS encoding TetR/AcrR family transcriptional regulator — MSVDRRQMILDGATKAFTQFGYKATTMDLVAKLANVGKGTIYTFFKNKEELFDEIFTSLLLEMRKIADEAIDEKNSFSENLHLALFAILEFRKNHQLTIKIFQENAELGTSAVKEMIEKMEQMIIRYIKTKVQEAMDKGDIKPCDPELTAFVMVKLYIALIFDWEKRYEPLTKEEVAESLELYVLKGLSATT, encoded by the coding sequence ATGAGTGTTGATAGGAGACAAATGATTTTAGATGGTGCGACGAAAGCATTTACTCAATTCGGATATAAAGCGACCACAATGGACCTTGTGGCAAAGCTTGCCAATGTCGGAAAAGGAACCATTTATACATTTTTCAAAAACAAAGAAGAGTTGTTCGATGAAATTTTCACATCCCTTTTACTAGAGATGAGGAAAATTGCGGATGAAGCAATTGATGAGAAGAATAGTTTCTCAGAAAACCTTCACTTAGCACTCTTTGCAATTTTAGAATTTCGAAAAAACCACCAGCTCACAATTAAGATTTTTCAGGAAAATGCGGAGCTTGGCACGTCAGCGGTCAAGGAAATGATCGAGAAAATGGAGCAGATGATCATTCGCTATATCAAAACGAAAGTACAAGAAGCGATGGATAAAGGCGACATTAAGCCTTGTGATCCTGAATTGACTGCATTTGTGATGGTGAAACTATATATTGCACTGATTTTTGATTGGGAAAAGCGATACGAGCCTTTAACAAAAGAAGAGGTAGCTGAATCGCTGGAGCTTTATGTCTTAAAAGGACTATCTGCAACAACATAA
- the hemY gene encoding protoporphyrinogen oxidase translates to MHDNQKHLVIIGGGITGLAAAFYLEKEVEEKGLPIQISLIEASPRLGGKIQTLYKDGYIIERGPDSFLERKVSGPQLAKDVGLSDQLVNNETGQAYVLVNEKLHPMPKGAVMGIPTQISPFITTGLFSVAGKARAAMDFVLPKSKQTEDQSLGEFFRRRVGDEVVENLIEPLLSGIYAGDIDRLSLMSTFPQFYQTEQKHRSLILGMKKSQQHAKAQQVTAKKQGQFQTINQGLQSLVEAVESKLKLTTVYKGTKVKQIEKTDGGYGLQLDSGQTLFADSAIVTTPHQSIYSMFPKEAGLEYLHDMTSTSVATVALGFKDEDVHNEYDGTGFVISRNSDFSITACTWTNKKWPHTAPKGKTLLRAYVGKAGDESIVEQSDSQIVSIVLEDLKKIMDIKADPELTTVTRWKTSMPQYHVGHQKAISNMRETFKQSYPGVYITGAAFEGVGIPDCIDQGKAAISEAVSYLFS, encoded by the coding sequence ATGCATGACAATCAAAAACACCTTGTCATCATTGGCGGTGGCATCACTGGTTTAGCCGCCGCCTTCTATTTGGAAAAGGAAGTCGAGGAAAAAGGTCTTCCGATTCAAATATCACTTATTGAAGCGAGCCCTAGGCTAGGTGGAAAAATACAAACATTATATAAAGACGGCTACATCATTGAACGTGGACCTGATTCATTTTTAGAAAGAAAGGTCAGTGGGCCGCAGCTTGCAAAAGATGTCGGTCTGTCCGATCAGCTCGTCAATAATGAAACTGGGCAAGCGTATGTACTGGTCAATGAAAAGCTTCACCCGATGCCAAAAGGTGCTGTTATGGGGATTCCAACTCAAATCAGCCCATTTATTACAACTGGTCTTTTTTCAGTTGCGGGAAAAGCAAGGGCGGCGATGGATTTCGTACTGCCAAAAAGCAAGCAGACAGAAGATCAGTCGCTCGGTGAATTTTTTAGAAGACGTGTCGGTGATGAGGTCGTTGAGAATTTAATTGAGCCGCTTCTATCAGGCATTTATGCAGGGGATATTGACCGTCTGAGCTTAATGTCGACCTTCCCGCAATTTTATCAAACAGAACAAAAGCATCGCAGTTTGATTCTTGGGATGAAAAAATCACAGCAGCATGCGAAAGCGCAGCAAGTGACTGCGAAAAAACAAGGACAGTTCCAAACGATCAATCAAGGATTGCAGTCGCTTGTGGAAGCAGTAGAAAGTAAGCTCAAGCTGACAACGGTCTATAAAGGGACAAAAGTCAAACAAATTGAAAAAACGGATGGAGGCTATGGCTTACAATTAGACAGCGGTCAAACGCTTTTTGCCGATTCAGCCATTGTCACGACTCCGCATCAATCGATTTATTCCATGTTTCCTAAAGAAGCAGGGCTAGAGTATTTGCATGACATGACCTCTACTTCTGTTGCAACAGTAGCACTCGGTTTTAAAGATGAGGATGTTCATAATGAGTATGATGGCACTGGTTTTGTCATCTCAAGAAACAGTGATTTCTCTATTACGGCCTGTACATGGACAAACAAAAAATGGCCGCATACTGCTCCGAAAGGAAAAACGCTATTGCGTGCGTATGTAGGGAAGGCTGGCGACGAATCAATTGTCGAGCAGTCAGACAGTCAAATCGTCAGCATTGTGCTAGAAGATTTAAAGAAAATCATGGATATTAAAGCAGATCCAGAATTGACGACAGTGACTCGCTGGAAGACAAGTATGCCGCAATATCACGTCGGTCATCAGAAAGCCATTTCGAACATGCGAGAAACGTTTAAGCAATCATATCCTGGTGTTTATATTACAGGTGCTGCTTTTGAAGGTGTCGGAATCCCTGATTGTATTGATCAAGGAAAAGCCGCCATCTCAGAGGCTGTATCGTATCTATTTTCATAA
- a CDS encoding MBL fold metallo-hydrolase, with protein sequence MKLTVIGCYGGFPAAGEATSGYLFESDGFRLLVDCGSGVLSKLQQYIDIEELDAVLLSHYHHDHIADIGPLQYAKLVGYHLGKSSGPLPIYGHTGNQEAFGRIADDVHTKAKAYQPEEGIQIGPFQINFLKTVHPAECYAMRIQAKDAVVVYTADSSYQEAFVPFSKDADLLIAESNFYAGQDGSSAGHMNSTEVGKLAMEANVGELIITHLPHFGRHKDLVNEAQALYTGNIQLAHSGLRWNKEGR encoded by the coding sequence ATGAAATTAACTGTCATTGGATGCTACGGAGGGTTTCCTGCCGCTGGTGAAGCAACGTCAGGGTATCTTTTTGAATCAGATGGCTTTCGTCTGCTTGTAGACTGCGGAAGCGGTGTTCTTTCCAAACTGCAGCAATACATTGATATAGAAGAACTTGATGCTGTTCTCCTTTCTCATTATCACCACGATCATATTGCAGATATCGGACCACTCCAATATGCGAAGCTAGTGGGATATCATTTAGGAAAAAGCAGCGGTCCGCTTCCAATCTATGGACATACGGGTAATCAAGAAGCATTTGGGCGGATTGCGGATGATGTACATACTAAGGCTAAGGCTTATCAGCCAGAAGAGGGTATTCAAATTGGTCCATTTCAAATCAATTTTTTGAAAACAGTTCATCCAGCAGAATGCTATGCGATGAGAATTCAGGCAAAGGATGCTGTGGTGGTGTATACAGCAGACTCAAGTTATCAGGAGGCATTTGTCCCTTTTAGCAAGGATGCAGATTTACTCATTGCTGAAAGTAACTTCTACGCTGGACAGGACGGATCGAGTGCAGGACATATGAATAGTACAGAGGTTGGCAAGCTTGCAATGGAAGCAAATGTTGGGGAACTGATCATCACCCACCTGCCCCATTTTGGCCGTCATAAAGACCTAGTCAATGAAGCACAGGCGTTATATACTGGCAATATACAGCTTGCCCATTCAGGGCTTAGATGGAACAAGGAAGGAAGATAG
- a CDS encoding YhgE/Pip domain-containing protein: MNLIRNQWKDIVTSKKLLIPILAVLFIPLIYSGVFLKAYWDPYGTVDQLPVAVVNLDEGSHYDGKTLQVGDDLVKELKKNDNFKWNFVDSHDKALKGLNNEDYYLVVEIPKDFSKNASTVLEKHPKKSNLKYYTNPGANYAASQIANNAIIKLKDSVSKEVTKNYAEVIFDNFKTIAKGLDQASDGAKKIDDGTKSAKDGSTKLKDNLAKLAEGTLTYSEGVHQFAGKMGELNTGIQSLDSGLGQLLTGYQTIDQKFGELGSGIDTLTEGLNTSREGHQQLASKMPQFTAGIEQLNNKAQSFSEKIAAVEKVLSSPELANLEKMAPKLDQVKKDAKTFSTKLASLKEALSNRDAKVKSIIQNSSMTDEEKKAATDQLNSLPKIELPDLSGLEQSLAALQELPDASEVQSAVASAKAQLQQVKQLPEKTEQLYTSTVAIQNAIDQMTSGTNKLYQGALKLQTGQGQLQDGLETANGKLDTAKSGADKLANGSSQLSAALNKLESGSTNIQSNTSKLAEGSKSLDKGLGDLKSGTGKLSNKLKSAADETGKIDANQDNYNMIASPVKTENDTAKKIDNYGTGLTPYILSMGLFVGALMLTVVFPMKDPAGRPRNAFEWFVSKYSVLLLVGILQAVIASTMLIFGLGLEVESLWRFYLFAIVVSLTFLAIIQLLATTMGNPGRFIAVIILVLQLAASAGTFPLELVPKFFQVIHSLLPMTYTINGFRTIIASGDDSYLWHQAAILGTVAIIMMAATTAYFAWNVRKMKQDEA, from the coding sequence ATGAATTTAATTCGGAATCAATGGAAAGACATTGTAACGAGCAAAAAACTACTGATCCCGATTTTAGCTGTCTTATTTATTCCGCTGATTTACAGTGGTGTATTTTTAAAAGCGTACTGGGACCCTTATGGTACAGTTGATCAATTGCCTGTGGCGGTTGTCAACTTGGATGAAGGCAGTCATTACGACGGGAAAACCCTTCAAGTCGGCGATGATTTAGTAAAGGAATTAAAGAAAAACGACAATTTCAAATGGAATTTTGTCGATAGTCATGACAAGGCGTTAAAAGGATTAAATAACGAGGACTATTATCTCGTTGTGGAAATACCAAAGGACTTCTCGAAAAATGCAAGTACAGTGCTAGAGAAACATCCGAAAAAATCGAATCTGAAATATTATACGAATCCGGGCGCCAACTATGCGGCGTCACAAATTGCGAATAATGCCATTATCAAATTAAAAGATTCGGTTTCAAAGGAAGTCACAAAAAATTACGCCGAGGTCATCTTTGATAACTTCAAAACCATTGCAAAAGGATTAGATCAAGCAAGCGATGGCGCGAAGAAAATTGATGACGGAACAAAAAGCGCAAAAGATGGCAGTACGAAGTTAAAAGACAACTTAGCCAAATTAGCTGAGGGTACACTAACCTATAGCGAAGGGGTTCATCAGTTCGCAGGGAAAATGGGTGAACTGAACACAGGCATACAGTCTCTAGACAGTGGGCTTGGTCAGCTTTTAACAGGCTATCAAACCATTGATCAGAAATTTGGAGAGCTTGGTTCAGGAATTGATACATTAACCGAAGGGTTGAACACAAGCCGAGAAGGACATCAGCAGCTCGCTTCTAAAATGCCACAATTCACAGCAGGCATTGAGCAGCTGAACAACAAAGCACAATCTTTTTCAGAAAAAATTGCAGCAGTAGAAAAAGTCTTATCGTCACCAGAATTAGCGAATCTTGAAAAGATGGCGCCTAAACTCGATCAGGTGAAAAAAGACGCAAAAACGTTCAGTACAAAACTTGCTTCACTAAAAGAAGCATTATCAAATCGAGATGCGAAAGTAAAAAGCATTATCCAAAACAGCTCTATGACAGATGAAGAGAAAAAGGCGGCAACCGATCAGCTAAACAGTCTGCCTAAAATCGAACTGCCTGATCTGTCTGGACTCGAACAAAGCTTAGCGGCCTTGCAGGAACTGCCTGATGCAAGTGAGGTTCAATCAGCAGTTGCATCTGCAAAAGCGCAGCTGCAGCAAGTCAAACAGCTGCCTGAGAAAACAGAACAGCTGTACACGTCTACAGTCGCGATACAAAATGCGATCGACCAAATGACATCTGGTACGAATAAATTGTATCAAGGTGCACTGAAGCTTCAAACAGGTCAAGGTCAATTACAAGATGGTCTCGAAACAGCAAATGGAAAACTTGATACGGCGAAAAGCGGAGCGGATAAGCTTGCCAATGGATCAAGTCAGCTTAGCGCAGCGTTAAATAAGCTAGAAAGTGGTTCAACAAATATCCAAAGCAATACATCTAAGCTTGCCGAAGGCTCAAAATCACTTGATAAAGGATTAGGAGATTTAAAGAGCGGTACAGGTAAACTGTCCAATAAATTGAAAAGCGCTGCTGATGAAACAGGTAAAATTGATGCAAATCAAGACAATTACAACATGATTGCAAGCCCTGTTAAAACAGAAAACGATACAGCAAAAAAGATTGATAATTATGGAACAGGGCTCACGCCTTATATTTTATCGATGGGACTCTTTGTTGGGGCTCTCATGCTCACCGTTGTATTCCCAATGAAAGACCCTGCTGGCCGCCCTAGAAATGCGTTTGAATGGTTTGTCAGCAAATATAGTGTGCTTCTGCTTGTTGGTATCCTTCAAGCAGTCATTGCAAGTACAATGCTCATCTTTGGGCTTGGTCTTGAGGTGGAAAGCCTCTGGCGCTTCTATCTCTTTGCGATCGTCGTCAGTCTGACATTCTTAGCGATTATTCAGCTGCTAGCGACAACAATGGGGAACCCAGGACGCTTCATTGCCGTCATTATCTTAGTTCTTCAGCTCGCAGCAAGTGCTGGCACATTCCCGCTTGAGCTTGTACCGAAATTCTTCCAAGTCATTCATAGTCTGCTTCCAATGACGTATACGATCAATGGATTTAGAACGATCATTGCAAGCGGTGATGATAGCTATTTATGGCACCAAGCAGCGATTCTTGGTACAGTTGCGATCATCATGATGGCGGCAACAACTGCATACTTTGCTTGGAACGTAAGAAAAATGAAACAAGACGAAGCTTAA
- a CDS encoding cation:dicarboxylate symporter family transporter, with translation MKKLKFGLATQILIGLILGVVVGAIFFGNPGVETYLKPIGDFFLRLIKMIVIPIVVSSLILGVAGAGDGKKVGKLGFRTILYFEIITTFAIILGLVLANFVQPGAGVDFGHTEKQDISQYVETEKEQSSKSVADTFLHIVPTNFFQSLAEGDLLAIIFFTVLFALGVSAIGERGKPVLAFFEGVSHAMFHVVNVVMKAAPFGVFALIGVTVSKFGLESLISLGKLVGLVYFALALFLIVVFGIIGKMIGVNIFRFLAYMKDEMLLAFSTSSSETVLPRVMDKMERIGCPKGIVSFVIPIGYTFNLDGSVLYQAIAALFLAQVYGIDLTIVQQLTLILVLMVTSKGMAAVPGTSFVVLLATLGTIGVPAEGLAFIAGVDRIMDMARTVVNLTGNALAAVVMSKWEGQYDPEKGHRVMTGQDVPEPTQLSS, from the coding sequence ATGAAAAAATTAAAATTTGGATTAGCTACACAAATCCTAATCGGTCTTATTCTCGGTGTCGTTGTTGGGGCAATCTTTTTCGGTAACCCAGGCGTTGAGACTTATTTAAAACCAATTGGAGACTTCTTCTTAAGACTCATTAAGATGATTGTGATACCAATTGTCGTATCTAGCTTAATTTTAGGTGTTGCAGGTGCCGGTGATGGTAAAAAGGTAGGGAAACTTGGTTTTAGAACCATTCTTTATTTTGAAATTATCACAACATTTGCGATTATTCTTGGTCTTGTGCTTGCAAACTTTGTTCAACCTGGTGCAGGCGTTGACTTTGGTCATACGGAAAAACAAGATATTAGCCAGTATGTTGAAACGGAAAAAGAGCAAAGCAGCAAATCAGTTGCTGACACGTTCCTACATATCGTTCCAACGAACTTCTTCCAATCATTGGCGGAAGGTGATTTGCTTGCGATTATTTTCTTTACTGTGTTATTTGCACTTGGCGTTTCAGCCATTGGTGAACGCGGCAAACCAGTGCTCGCCTTCTTTGAAGGTGTGTCACACGCCATGTTCCATGTCGTCAATGTTGTAATGAAAGCTGCACCATTTGGTGTCTTCGCACTCATTGGTGTGACTGTCTCAAAATTTGGTCTTGAATCTCTTATTTCATTAGGTAAGCTTGTGGGTCTTGTTTATTTTGCGCTCGCTCTCTTCCTTATCGTTGTATTCGGAATTATTGGAAAGATGATTGGCGTTAATATTTTCAGATTTCTTGCTTACATGAAAGACGAAATGCTTCTTGCCTTTAGTACATCCAGCTCTGAAACAGTTTTACCAAGAGTCATGGATAAAATGGAGCGCATTGGATGTCCGAAGGGAATTGTTTCTTTCGTTATCCCAATCGGTTATACATTTAACCTGGACGGCTCCGTCTTGTATCAAGCGATCGCTGCGCTTTTCCTTGCACAGGTATACGGCATTGACCTTACGATTGTCCAGCAGCTCACACTTATTCTTGTGCTGATGGTGACATCTAAAGGAATGGCTGCCGTTCCTGGTACATCCTTTGTTGTATTACTTGCCACATTAGGCACAATCGGTGTACCTGCCGAAGGTCTAGCATTTATTGCAGGTGTAGATCGAATCATGGATATGGCACGTACAGTTGTTAACTTAACAGGAAATGCACTTGCAGCAGTTGTGATGTCTAAATGGGAAGGGCAATATGACCCTGAAAAAGGACATCGCGTGATGACTGGACAAGATGTACCTGAACCAACACAGCTTTCAAGCTAA
- a CDS encoding M42 family metallopeptidase — MTTEVNETVQLIQKLVSIPSPSGNTEKVIGFVERFLQDVNIETKRNRKGGLIATIKGTDDKEHRMLTAHVDTLGAMVKEIKSNGRLRLALIGGFQYNSIEGEYCEIETSTGHTYTGTILMHQTSVHVYADAGKAKRNQENMEVRLDEKVQNADDVKALGIQVGDFISFDPRVEVTSSGFIKSRYLDDKASVALLLRLIHRIQKENITLPHTTHFLISNNEEIGYGGNSNIPEETVEYLAVDMGAIGDGQSTDEYSVSICVKDSSGPYHYGLRKHLAALAEENNIDYRLDIYPYYGSDASAAIRAGHDIIHGLIGPGIDSSHAFERTHEDSLVHTADLLYHYVQSSLITA; from the coding sequence ATGACAACGGAAGTAAACGAAACCGTTCAGCTGATTCAAAAGCTCGTATCGATCCCAAGTCCGTCAGGGAATACAGAAAAGGTGATCGGCTTTGTTGAACGCTTTCTACAAGATGTAAATATTGAGACAAAACGAAATCGTAAGGGCGGCTTAATTGCCACTATTAAAGGAACTGATGACAAGGAACACCGCATGCTGACAGCACATGTCGATACGCTCGGTGCGATGGTAAAGGAAATTAAATCAAATGGACGGCTTCGTCTTGCACTCATTGGGGGCTTTCAGTATAACTCAATCGAAGGTGAGTACTGTGAAATTGAAACATCAACAGGTCATACATACACAGGTACCATTCTTATGCATCAAACGTCCGTTCATGTCTATGCAGATGCGGGAAAAGCAAAACGAAACCAAGAGAATATGGAAGTTCGTCTTGATGAAAAGGTGCAAAATGCAGACGATGTCAAAGCACTTGGCATTCAAGTAGGGGACTTTATCTCATTTGATCCGAGAGTGGAAGTGACGTCATCAGGTTTTATTAAATCCAGATACCTTGATGACAAGGCAAGTGTAGCGCTTTTGCTGCGACTCATCCATCGCATCCAAAAGGAAAACATTACACTGCCGCATACGACGCACTTCTTAATTTCTAATAATGAAGAGATTGGCTACGGTGGAAACTCCAATATTCCAGAAGAAACGGTGGAATACCTCGCTGTTGATATGGGAGCGATCGGCGATGGTCAATCAACAGATGAATATAGCGTGTCTATTTGTGTGAAGGACTCAAGCGGTCCTTATCATTATGGATTACGCAAGCATTTAGCCGCATTAGCAGAAGAGAACAACATTGATTATCGTCTAGATATTTACCCTTATTACGGATCTGATGCATCAGCAGCGATTCGAGCAGGGCATGATATCATCCATGGATTGATTGGTCCTGGGATCGATTCCTCGCATGCATTTGAACGAACACATGAAGATTCTCTTGTGCATACAGCAGATCTTCTTTATCACTACGTTCAATCATCATTAATTACAGCATAA
- the yhfH gene encoding protein YhfH: MLGKITEFFRNLPSKKCTKCGNDLMEQHECYGNECEECSQVSYLK, encoded by the coding sequence ATGCTAGGAAAAATCACAGAGTTTTTTAGAAATTTGCCCTCAAAAAAATGCACAAAATGTGGAAATGATTTAATGGAACAACATGAGTGTTACGGTAATGAATGTGAGGAATGCTCACAAGTAAGTTATCTTAAATAA
- the hemH gene encoding ferrochelatase, translating into MEKKKMGLLVMAYGTPYKEEDIERYYTHIRRGRKPEPEMLQDLKDRYKAIGGISPLSKITEQQAHGLCEHLNDIQDDIEFHVYIGLKHIEPFIEDAVADMHKDGITEAVSIVLAPHFSTFSVKSYNKRAQDEADKLGNLQITSVESWYDEPKFVDYWVKQVKDTYASMSQEERDSAVLIVSAHSLPEKIIAAGDPYPDQLAQSAKMIAEGAGIEHYEIGWQSEGNTPDPWLGPDVQDLTRDLFEQKGYQTFVYVPVGFVADHLEVLYDNDYECKVVTDEIGAAYYRPEMPNAKPAFIDALATVVLKKLDESK; encoded by the coding sequence AGGCAGAAAGCCGGAGCCGGAAATGCTGCAAGATTTAAAGGATCGCTACAAGGCAATCGGCGGTATTTCTCCTTTATCAAAAATTACAGAGCAGCAGGCACATGGTTTATGTGAGCACTTGAATGATATTCAAGACGACATTGAATTTCATGTTTACATTGGCTTAAAACATATCGAGCCTTTCATCGAGGATGCAGTTGCTGACATGCACAAGGACGGCATTACAGAAGCTGTGAGTATCGTTTTAGCGCCGCATTTCTCCACATTTAGTGTGAAATCATATAACAAACGTGCACAAGATGAGGCAGACAAGCTCGGCAATCTACAGATTACATCTGTTGAAAGCTGGTACGATGAGCCTAAATTTGTGGACTATTGGGTGAAGCAAGTGAAGGATACGTATGCATCAATGAGTCAAGAGGAAAGAGATTCCGCAGTACTTATTGTATCTGCACACAGCCTCCCTGAAAAAATTATTGCAGCAGGAGATCCATATCCTGATCAGCTCGCACAATCTGCCAAAATGATTGCAGAAGGCGCAGGAATTGAACACTATGAAATTGGCTGGCAAAGTGAAGGCAATACACCGGACCCATGGCTTGGACCAGACGTACAAGACTTAACGCGGGACTTATTTGAACAAAAAGGCTATCAAACATTCGTGTATGTGCCTGTTGGGTTTGTCGCTGATCATCTTGAGGTCTTATACGACAACGATTATGAATGTAAAGTCGTGACAGATGAAATCGGTGCAGCCTACTATCGTCCAGAAATGCCAAATGCGAAACCAGCATTTATTGATGCTCTGGCAACCGTCGTATTAAAGAAGCTTGACGAAAGCAAGTAA
- a CDS encoding lipoate--protein ligase, whose protein sequence is MLFIDNEQHYDPMINLAIEEYCLKYLDPEETYLLFYINQPSIIIGKNQNTIEEINTKYVEDNGIKVVRRLSGGGAVYHDKGNLNFSFITKDDGDSFHNFKKFTEPVIQALEKLGVKAELSGRNDIMADGRKISGNAQFATRGRIFSHGTLLFDSEIEHVVSALNVKKEKIESKGIKSIRSRVANISELMDQKMTTEEFRKILLSYIFDTNGDVPQYQLTEKDWEKIHEISRERYQKWEWNYGRSPKFNLQHSKRFSAGSIDLRLEVKKGMIQDCKIFGDFFGVGDIADIEKRLIGQQYDRKTISDVLEDMDMRHYFGNVSKEDFLDLIY, encoded by the coding sequence ATGCTGTTTATCGATAACGAACAACATTATGATCCAATGATTAATTTGGCAATTGAAGAATATTGCTTAAAATATTTAGACCCAGAAGAAACGTACTTGCTGTTCTATATTAACCAGCCGTCAATTATCATTGGAAAGAACCAAAATACAATAGAAGAAATCAACACAAAGTATGTGGAAGACAACGGCATCAAAGTTGTCCGCCGCCTGTCCGGTGGTGGCGCAGTTTACCATGACAAAGGAAACTTAAACTTCAGTTTTATCACAAAAGACGATGGGGACAGCTTCCATAATTTTAAAAAGTTCACGGAGCCAGTCATTCAGGCGCTAGAAAAACTAGGCGTCAAAGCTGAATTAAGTGGTAGAAATGACATCATGGCAGATGGTCGGAAAATTTCAGGAAATGCCCAGTTCGCGACAAGAGGACGTATTTTCAGCCATGGTACACTGCTATTTGATTCAGAAATTGAACATGTTGTTTCGGCTTTAAATGTGAAAAAGGAAAAGATTGAATCAAAAGGTATTAAATCCATTAGAAGCAGGGTTGCCAATATTAGTGAATTAATGGATCAAAAAATGACAACAGAAGAATTCAGAAAAATTCTGTTAAGCTACATTTTCGACACAAATGGGGATGTCCCTCAATATCAATTGACTGAGAAAGATTGGGAAAAGATTCACGAGATTTCCCGGGAACGATATCAAAAATGGGAATGGAACTACGGCCGTTCACCGAAATTTAATTTGCAGCATTCTAAGAGATTTTCAGCAGGCTCCATTGATCTTCGATTAGAAGTGAAAAAAGGGATGATCCAGGATTGCAAAATCTTTGGTGATTTCTTTGGTGTAGGGGATATTGCTGATATTGAAAAAAGACTCATTGGGCAGCAATACGATCGCAAAACGATCAGCGACGTATTAGAAGATATGGACATGCGCCACTACTTCGGCAACGTATCAAAAGAGGATTTTCTTGATTTGATTTATTAA